A window of Centroberyx gerrardi isolate f3 chromosome 19, fCenGer3.hap1.cur.20231027, whole genome shotgun sequence genomic DNA:
AAATACAGGggtatgcaggtgtgtgtgtgtgtgtgtgtgtcttagtgtatatttttatgtttggCCACCAGATGGTGCAGCTGTTCTGTATAATATCATGGCAGTCTCCATTATCTCCATGTTTAACCTGCGTCTGTGTTGTCCAGCTCTGTGAGACGTTCAGATTTTTGTAAAAAATCTTTAAAACCGCATCAGAAGatttaatctttgtttgccCACCCACTTGCAGCACCCACTTGCATGCCTGACGGTCCTGGTAGGGGGATCGATTGGAGGGAAGTTTTTACCCTTGGGAAAGGCTTCACACAGAGGAATCCCCCTGCCAGGACCATGAGGCGTGCAAGTGGGTGggcaaacaaagattaaatgttgataacaaaatgaagcagaaacaaaacacagaataaacagaataagaaCGCTTGGGTGCAACGTCTGGATCTGGTGCGGGGCATCGAACTCTGTCACCATCATTGTTGTCGTCATCAAGCTCATCATAGCAACGACACCTGGAATCCAGCCCATGACCTAAACACTTGAAACCccaaattttaaaaataataatctttaagaaaaaaagagaaaacaaaaagagagagagagagagagagagaatgtgaggcAGGAGAAAACAGGTTGCAGGCAGGATCAGATCTAAGAAAagtctcacttcctctcctctgactgTAGGAAGGATGTGTAGCTCTGCGGGAAATCGTCTTGGGAGattgccagtgtgtgtgtgtgtgtgtgtgtgtgtgtgtgtgtgtgtgtgtgtgtgtgtgtgtgtgtgtgttgacttttgaatagatatatagatatagatatagatacattATTGGGCAAATGTCTGGTTACAAAATATTTGCTACTTGCTCAGCATATTAAAttgcaaaataaaagtgaagGAACAGAGCCAAAGCAAAAGTCATACCCACAATgtcaaaaagagaaaaacaagccCATAGTACTTCACCATTGACACATGCTGACACAGCCTTCCTACAACCACACATTTCATAACACTGAGAGGTTCCTCAATATGCTGctaaaaagaaaattaactgCAATTCAACTGATTCATCCATTCCCCTGAAAACATTGCATAACAGTATTATAGCATTTTTGCTTGAATGACATTCACTCTTTCATGATGtgcagaaaacaaaagaagtaAAAACTTCCCTTCTGATACTTAAAACTCAGAACTTAGTTAAGTTAAGTCTTATTTACACCCAGTATTtcatacccccccacccctactCCCAACTACAGGCCATTTAAAGCCAAATGTACATATTTTAAGGTAGGTAATTGATTAACCAAGATCTGTAAGGCTTGCTCATTTATCGAGAAATATTCAGTTTTCCAGAGATTTAATTTATAGCTCAAGAAAGTGCCAAATCTGTGCAGTGTCTCCACAACACTAGACACACTGGATATGggatcagacacacacaacaggccATCTGCATACAGTGAAAGTCGATGCTCTGAACCCCACAAAAATGATGGAAACACACAACGAAGGCTCGTGGTTTAGCCTTGGTTTGGGGCCAAGAGAATGATGGGCACGGTCAAGCTCCTTGCTGTGTGGCTTGCCTGTGCTTCCACTGGTTCATTTTGGTGTCAAGGTATAACTCAGAGATTCCTGTAGAAGAAGTCGTTGCATGAAGGAATGTCGGATGTTGAAGTGTAAAATCAGGGTCGATCAGGAGACACTCTGTCTCGTGTCGGCTTGCTACATTGTCAAACCAGAGGTCATGTCTGGAATAATGAAGGATAGAGGAAAGGGTGAAGTGGGATAGTGATGGGGTGAGAGAGGTATAGATAGAGGTGTTTCTGTCTAGAAGACTAATGTGAGGATGCAGGGAAGGTGggtggctgagagagagagagagaaagagaaatgtatGTCCTACATGCATGGACACTCAGGTCACCCCATAACTatggtgctctctctctctctctctctctacgagCTACTGTGCAAGCTGAAGCCACTAGACCTACATCTCTCCACTCTCTTAGCAAGTGAGAGCTACTGGCAGTTCTATTTTGTAAACTTAAGTGGTGTAGGTAACGGTCTTGTCTAGCTGTGCTCGCCTTAGGTCGGCCTGACCTGGGAGCTGCTTGCAAGGTTCCTGATTTTCAGAGAATTCTGGCAACTGTACTTTGGTTTATTTTAACTATTCTGGCAATCTGGTGGGAACTGAGGCCTTCCTTGTcaagagcaacaacaacagctcttGTTTCTGGGGAAGTGTGTGTCTTTGCCATGATTGTTCtgtaatgaataaatacatcATTTGTGACTCTTTTATAGCAAGAAAAAAATGCTCAAAAATATGTCAGCTGACTGACGATACATACTTTGAGGCAAACATCTACTTGAAacacttaaccctaaccctaaaatgaaataagaagagagaaaaacctTATGCTAAccctagaaaaaaaaacttgtatgAACGTGAACATTTCATCGGCAAGAACAGtacaaatatatatagtataatgCTCAACATATTTTTATAGCAGATATTTCTCATGTATCAACTGACTTATGGAAATAAATCAATCAGTTAAAGCTTTTTTGCAAAGACAGAAGGCTGATGCAAAACTTTTGGCCATAGCTATAGAGAGGATCATGGGAGAATTGTGTGATTGTTTGAGTTACAATGAAAGGCAGTCCAACTTGTGTTAAGTTTTGTTGCAATAAGAGCCCTGTGGGGCACAGCACATTATCGTTGGCCTAATCAATGTGTATACTTACCAATAGTTGCACTGATCTGTATATTTGTTCATTCAAACTGTTGTAAAATTTGCATGGTAGAATGTCATGAATAAAAGTGTCAAAAGCTTTTGCCAAGGCTAAAAATTATTGAAGGAGCTGCTTCATTGCTGTTTAAAGCAGTGTCTGTGGAATAGTTGTCTCTAAACTCATGCAGATGAAGATGCAGGATTGAATGAACATTCAGATGCTTTACTATTCATTTATAGCCTACTCCAACTTCCCTAGAAACATGGAAACATGGGCAGCTATGTcttactgttgtgtaccaaggtgcacatcatacaaacatttatcatttcacagattccccactgaaaaacaaattagaaacaaatggatctcaagggattatattcacattttaacatatttaaCCCATTTTATCACTAGCTACCACAGTCTAGCCTAGGTAGTTAGCTAGTAGCtaataagctagctaacttttTCCTTTCTAATAGCACAAAAGTGTAGTTCATACAATATATACGCATAGTATACcatcacaacaaacacacaagtgatCATAATCATGATGAGCATATGCAAGGAAGACCAAAGAAACCCAGAGGGGCTTATTGAGTTTATCCCAAAACAAACATCATACATAATTACAATGTAATATAGGCAACTCAGAAACAAAAAAGCGATCGGCAAGCCGACAACCCTCTTGAGACCAGGGACGTGCTCCCGAGACAACTGCTCCTTCCACATTCGTCACAACACTACCAAAAGGAAACCAGTGAAACCcaaaggggaaacactgctatGCCTAACAGGGAAATACACAATACTGCTCCAAAACTTACCAGGCTAGGCTACCCAAActagtactgctgctgcaaGGCTAAACAACACTTACCATAGGTCTCACTAACAAACATCTCCAGCACTGGCGGATGCCAGAGATGGCTCTCCCCTCAccaacaccacaaaactactgGCACATATAAATGACACCAGGCaatgaatgaaacagaaaaacttACCAGCGGGAACACAACAGTAAGCCAAACCATAGCacaaactaaaccaaacaaaaccaaatactCTGACGTATAACTCCCCAAAACACTACCATTGCAGCATAGCCTCTCACTGACCATGCTAGCAAATGGACTGACaaagttaaacaaaacaaactgagtgCAAAACGAGGAGTACAAAAACTTAGGACGAGCCCCCATATGTTACAGACATATGGATCCCGGACAAGCCCCCATatgttacaacccggctcaaggaagtaaagGAGGGGACACATatgccaaagtaaaagttataacaataatttattaactaaaactaagggaaaataactagacaacacaaactacatcaaaccaaaagaacaaaacaaaaggtgtgcattaagtgaggagggagagagacattgatGGTCTGAAGGCTTTTTAAGCCCAAGGAGttcaccgggcccaggtgcactccatcagctctgatgatgactccacccaccaggctcctgcaaaatgcagagccaggagagtgggagggtcatCACACCCAACAATTCCATTGTTTCCTCTTCTTCAAACAACTGGCAAAGATATCTGTGACAccaatcaatttcatttttaataaaagtatctcttgctctctctctctcattctccttctctctctttccttgcctgtctctctctgtttctctccttacCTTTGtctcgctccctcctcttctctctctgatgtTGGCCAATCTCTCATTAAACATCTGGAATTCAactattgtgttttttcacaAACTGTAAAGGCTTACCGTAATCTTGTCATATACAATCGGTCACTCCCCTTCTTGTCCTcactccacttctctctctctctctctctctttctcttggcCAATATTCTGGACATATAAATCAAATCCACACACAGACTCTGGActgtttccctctttctcacacactgacaggaaacAAGGAGCTGTTTGAAAACCCTGATTTAAGATTTAAATTCACTGGTGAGTGTTGGACAACTGGGAGTGCAGTGCAAATAGAATTTGTGCTGAAGATAAAACTATAATGGAAAACAATATTTGTCTGATTTGCCAGCTTTTTCTGCTAGCTATGAGTTGAAGCAGTTTAACTAATTGGCTAAACCAGGATTTAAattcagctagctaacattaccaGCTGTATCTGTATATCAATACCTGTATAACTGCATATAGGTAGAGTATCATAATCTGTCTTTTTGAATCCATTAGGTGAAAGAAGGATCCTACAGATGTGCCTCCtctgtaatatttattttttcttggcAGAACGACAGTAAAAACTCCAGAGAGTAAataaaggagagaggagtaaCAAGCACACCACCATGTTGTCCTTTGTGGTTCGGAGAATCAAACTGGTGTTAAGTAGAGAAAAGTCCTTTGGCCAAATTGTTAACAGTAAGAAAAGATGCAGAGGTGATATGTGTGGGAACTGAGCCCTGTTTCTTTTTACAGGCTTTAAAATTTGGGGTCTGACTCCCTGCACTTCATAGAAAAATacaacagtgtgtgtttctccacTCTCCATCGTTTGTCGTTTTGATAGGTAGCAGGACCAACGAGTTTGATGGACATGAGCTGGAACTGCTGAAAAATACAAGAAGATATTTTTGTTCATGTAGCCAATTTCTAGCCTTGACAATATTGCAAATTATGTGTTTCATTTTGACTTTCAGAAGCGGCAGAGTTTGGAATCATGATGAGGAGTTCTGTGGTGTTTTTCCTGGCTGTCAGCTTTGCCGTGTTTGGATTTGGTTTTGGTAAGAAAAAGGAGTTGAAGAACAAGTCAGTAGTTTTCATCAATGcctactcatttttttttactgctcaTTCAGCTGGGGCTAATTCAGCAATTACAAGCCTTTGGGAACATTTGAAGATCAGCTTGCAgtttgcatgtgcttgtgtgtttccagttcACGCTATGCCAAGTCACTGATATATATTcagtaatgtgtgtttttgattaGTATATATGATTTCTCAGCATATGCAGCAGCATCATGGCCTGCCCTCGGTTATGAACATTTCTGAGAATACCAGTGGAACCTAGCTAGCTTTATGCTTCCTCACATAAGAGATGGATCTTCCCTCCTATATTCAAACAGCAAAGGTCCACAAAATCTGTCTCTCATTCATCTCTATGGAACATTTGATTGTACTTTGTGGTGCTTTGTGGTTCTTTTTGCGATGCTTTGGTGTACATTGTTGAACATTTTGTGGTACTTTGGTACTACTTGGTGGTAGTTTGTGACAAGGGTTACTGACTTATTCAATGAGCAGTGTaattgaatgtgatctcagctctctggctcccttgTTGATCAGCTGCCTGAATCTCTTccatggagaatacagtaacattagccACTTGGTGTGCAAGTTAACATTAGCATCTGAACCATTAGTAAACACATTTCATTATTAGAATGCAAAATTATGTGTTGTCCTCTGATCCAAAAAAGATGTatcaatgtacagtatattgtgatACATTGCTGTATAGCAGCAGTGCATACAAACTAATATATGAGAAGCTCAGAAGAGGAGCTTCTAGAAAAGGATTTTGGACCTGTGTGAAAAATTACAGCTAAGATGTTTgcaaattaaatcaaacatgCATTATTTAGTAATAATTCCTTAGGAAGGAATACCTGACACTGTGAAGTGGAGGTTTATGGGGACGTTGTTGAGGACTCTGTTCCAAGTGGTGAGTTGTAGCACATGAGGTATCCTAAAGGTTACTACTAGTTTACAGTCACAGCAAATGAAATCCTGGGCACTGAATGGACCTGAGTAGCCACAACTAAGTTATACATCTAACACTTCTGTGCTGTGATTCTGCCATCTTTGCTGTCAAATCCATCCTTTTGTCTAGGTAATAATGTTGCTGTAGGGGGAAACGTAACTCAGTCTTCAGTCTACGACACTGCGGTACCTGAAAaagccattgatgggaatcaTGCTAGCAACTGGTTCCAGGGATCCTGCGCCACCACTAAAGCAGATTTTAAACCttggtggagactggaccttCTGAAGTCTTACAAAATCAGcaatgtcaccatcaccaacagagaAGACTGCTGTCCTGAAAGgatcaatggagctgagatccgcatcggaGATTCCCTCAATGATAATGGAAACACCAATCCCAGGTATCTGCATTGTCCTCACTTTGTTAGGTTTCAACTTTTGACAATGGCTGTGTATATTACAAGTCAACAGTGCACTTGATGATTCCCAAACTGCAATGCATTTCTTCCACCTCATTTATCATCATCAGTACCTCAGCAGGACTACCAAAGGGAATcaactgtgtgtttatgaagaTACTGTCTATGTATTTTTcctaaatatttattttttgtctttttcttcagatgtgctgtgatctcaTCTATCCCAGCTGTCACCTCCAAAACATTCAAGTGTGATATGGAGGGCCGTTATGTCAACATTGTGATTCCTGGGAGGAACGaatacctgacactgtgtgaagtGGAGGTTTATGGAGACGTTGTTGAGGACTCTGTTCCAAGTGGTGAGTTGTACCACATGAGGTATTCTAAAGTTTACTATTAGTTTACAGTCACagcaaattaaatcaaacaCGGGCACTGTGTGGACCTGAGTAGCCACGACTAAAAGATACATCTAACACTTCTATGCTGTGATTCTGCCATCTTTTCTGTCAAATCTCATCCTTTTGTCTAGGTAATAATGTTGCTAGAGGTGGAAAcgtagctcagtcttcagtctacGACACTGCGGTAGCTgaaagagccattgatgggaatcgtGCTAGCCACTGGGCCCAGGGCTCCTGCGCCCACACTCAAGCAGATTTTAAACCttggtggagactggaccttCTGAAGTCTTACAAAGTCAactatgtcaccatcaccaacagagaAGACTGCTGTCCTGAAAGgatcaatggagctgagatccgcatcggaaaTTCCCTCAAAGATAATGGAAACACCAATCCCAGGTATCTGCATTGTCCTCACTTTGTTAGGTTTCACCTTCTGACAATGGCTTTTTATATTTGTTCCACCTCATTTACCATCATCAGTACCTCACCAGGACTACTGAAGGGAATcaactgtgtgtttatgaagtTACAGTCCATGTGTTTTTCCTAAATatctgtttaatttttttttcttcagatgtGTTCTGATCTCATCTATTCCAGCTGTCACCTCCCAAACCTTCAAGTGTAATGGGATGGAGGGCCGTTATGTCAACATTGTGATTCCTGGGAGGAAGGaatacctgacactgtgtgaagtGGAGGTTTATGGGGAAGTTGTTGAGGACTCTGTTCCAAATGGTGAGTTGTAGCACATGAGGTATCCTAAAGGTTACTACTAGTTTACAGTCACAGcaaatgaaattaaacatgGGCACTGAAAGGACCTGAGTAGCCACAACTAAGTGATACATCTAACACTTCTGTGCTGTGATTCTGCCATCTTTGCTGTCAAATCCATCCTTTTGTCTAGGTAATAATGTTGCTGTAGGTGGAActgtagctcagtcttcagtctacGACACTGCGGTAGCTGAAAaagccattgatgggaatcgtGCTAGCAACTGGGCCCAGGGATCCTGCGCTACCACTCAAGCAGATTTTAAACCttggtggagactggaccttCTGAAGTCTTACAAAGTCAGttatgtcaccatcaccaacagagaAGACTGCTGTCCTGAAAGgatcaatggagctgagatccgcatcggaGATTCCCTCAATGATAATGGAAACAGCAATCCCAGGTATCTGCATTGTCTTCACTTTGTTAGGTTTCAACTTTTGACAATGGCTGTGTATATTACAAGTCAACAGTGCACTTGAGATCGACATGATTCCCAAACTGCAATGCATTTCTTCCGCCTCATTTACCATCATCAGTGCTTCACCAGGTCTACTGAAGGGAATcaactgtgtgtttatgaaaaTACTGTCTATGTATTTTTCCTAAGTatctattttttgtctttttcttcagatgtgctgtgatctcaTCTATCCCAGCTGGCTCCTCCCAAACATTCAAGTGTGATGGGATGGAGGGCCGTTACGTCAACATTGTGATTCCTGGGAGGAAGGaatacctgacactgtgtgaagtGGAGGTTTATGGGGAAGTTGTTGAGGACTCTGTTCCAAGTGGTGAGTTGTAGCACATGAGGTATCCTAAAGGTTACTACTAGTTTACAGTCACagcaaattaaatcaaacatggGCACTGAATGGACCTGAGTAGCCACGACTAAATGATACATCTAACACTTCTGTGCTGTGATTCTGCCATCTTTGCTGTCAAATCTCATCCTTTTGTCTAGGTAATAATGTTGCTGTAGGTGGAAACGTAACTCAGTCTTCAGTCTACGACACTGCGGTACCTGAAAaagccattgatgggaatcgtGCTAGCAACTGGGCCCAGGGCTCCTGCGCTACCACTGAAGCAGATTTTAAACCttggtggagactggaccttCTGAAGTCTTACAAAATCAGcaatgtcaccatcaccaacagagaAGACTGCTGTCCTGAAAGgatcaatggagctgagatccgcatcggaGATTCCCTCAATGATAATGGAAACACCAATCCCAGGTATCTGCATTGTCCTCAATTTGTTAGGTTTCAACTTTTAACAATGACTGTGTATATTACAAGTCAACAGTGCGCATGAGATCTACATGATTCCCAAACTGCAATGCATTTCTTCCACCTCATTTACCATCATCAGTACCTCACCAGGACTACCAAAGGGAATcaactgtgtgtttatgaagaTACTGTCTATGTATTTTTcctaaatatttattttttgtctttttcttcagatgtgctgtgatctcaTCTATCCCAGCTGTCACCTCCAAAACATTCAAGTGTGATATGGAGGGCCGTTATGTCAACATTGTGATTCCTGGGAGGAACGaatacctgacactgtgtgaagtGGAGGTTTATGGAGACGTTGTTGAGGACTCTGTTCCAAGTGGTGAGTTGTACCACATGAGGTATTCTAAAGTTTACTATTAGTTTACAGTCACagcaaattaaatcaaacaCGGGCACTGAA
This region includes:
- the LOC144542930 gene encoding fucolectin-like — its product is MMRSSVVFFLAVSFAVFGFGFGNNVAVGGNVTQSSVYDTAVPEKAIDGNHASNWFQGSCATTKADFKPWWRLDLLKSYKISNVTITNREDCCPERINGAEIRIGDSLNDNGNTNPRCAVISSIPAVTSKTFKCDMEGRYVNIVIPGRNEYLTLCEVEVYGDVVEDSVPSGELYHMR